A section of the Streptomyces sp. SCL15-4 genome encodes:
- a CDS encoding TetR/AcrR family transcriptional regulator, whose protein sequence is MLAADPGASIASIAAEAGVDRRTVYRRFASREDLLAAIYEARLTAIEKAIEDARLREAPVAVALHRYVENIIAVNRTWPVDLARMLAEEHVRARRDAAVREVDAFLERAADEGLLRPGLPEGWASALLPDLMHLVSRQRPELSPGQAADVVVDTLLHGLGAS, encoded by the coding sequence ATGCTCGCCGCCGACCCGGGTGCGAGCATCGCGAGCATCGCCGCCGAGGCCGGTGTGGACCGGCGCACCGTCTACCGCCGCTTCGCCTCCCGTGAGGACCTCCTCGCCGCCATCTACGAAGCCCGGCTGACGGCCATCGAGAAGGCCATCGAGGACGCCCGGTTGCGGGAGGCACCCGTGGCCGTGGCCCTGCACCGCTACGTCGAGAACATCATCGCCGTCAACCGCACCTGGCCCGTGGACCTCGCCCGCATGCTCGCCGAGGAGCACGTGCGCGCACGCCGTGACGCGGCCGTCCGCGAGGTGGACGCCTTCCTCGAACGGGCCGCCGACGAGGGGCTTCTGCGGCCCGGCCTTCCGGAGGGATGGGCGAGCGCGCTCCTGCCGGACCTCATGCACCTGGTGTCCCGGCAGCGGCCCGAACTGAGCCCCGGCCAGGCGGCGGACGTCGTCGTCGACACGCTGCTGCACGGCCTCGGCGCCTCCTGA
- a CDS encoding alpha/beta hydrolase codes for MINRRTFSKAVSLGTGAVAVAPTGLRSQASATTATRQPRGGTAPTVPTVTPGTHTTFPTLKHVKAGVLDVGYAELGPHHGPVVICLHGWPYDIHSYVDVAPLLAGLGYRVIVPYLRGHGTTRFLSSRTPRTAEQSAIALDIIALMDALEIPKGVLAGFDWGSRTAGIIAALWPDRVKALVSTGGYVITDRMAQLKPAAPAVEHNWWYQWYFATERGKKAMENPDERLALCRYVWTLVSPNWNFDDATYQRTAEAFRNPDYAAIVLFNYRWRIGLVDGEPRYDRYERRLSAQPSIGVPTITLDPALDPFTPPGDGSAYRSHFTGPYEHRTIADIGHNLPQEAPTVFAQAVVDAAHL; via the coding sequence ATGATCAACAGGCGCACTTTCAGCAAGGCCGTCAGCCTGGGCACCGGCGCGGTCGCCGTGGCACCGACCGGCCTGCGGAGCCAGGCGTCCGCCACGACCGCAACGCGGCAGCCGAGAGGCGGGACGGCTCCCACCGTGCCCACCGTCACCCCCGGCACCCACACCACCTTCCCCACGCTGAAGCACGTCAAGGCGGGCGTCCTGGACGTCGGTTACGCCGAACTCGGCCCCCACCACGGCCCGGTCGTCATCTGCCTGCACGGCTGGCCCTACGACATCCACAGCTACGTCGACGTCGCCCCGCTCCTCGCCGGCCTGGGGTACCGCGTCATCGTTCCCTACCTGCGCGGCCACGGCACCACGCGCTTCCTGTCCAGCCGTACGCCCCGCACCGCCGAGCAGTCCGCGATCGCCCTCGACATCATCGCCCTGATGGACGCACTCGAGATCCCCAAAGGGGTTCTGGCCGGCTTCGACTGGGGCTCGCGCACCGCCGGCATCATCGCCGCCCTGTGGCCCGACCGCGTCAAGGCGCTGGTCTCCACCGGCGGTTACGTCATCACCGACCGCATGGCGCAGCTGAAGCCGGCCGCTCCCGCCGTCGAGCACAACTGGTGGTACCAGTGGTACTTCGCCACCGAGCGCGGCAAGAAGGCGATGGAGAATCCCGACGAGCGTCTCGCCCTGTGCCGCTATGTGTGGACCCTCGTCTCCCCCAACTGGAACTTCGACGACGCCACGTACCAGCGCACCGCCGAGGCCTTCCGCAACCCGGACTACGCCGCCATCGTCCTCTTCAACTACCGCTGGCGCATCGGCCTCGTCGACGGCGAGCCCCGGTACGACCGTTACGAGCGACGACTCTCCGCCCAGCCCTCCATCGGCGTCCCCACCATCACCCTGGATCCGGCCCTGGACCCCTTCACCCCGCCCGGGGACGGCTCCGCCTACCGCAGCCACTTCACCGGCCCCTACGAGCACCGCACCATCGCGGACATCGGCCACAACCTGCCTCAGGAGGCGCCCACCGTCTTCGCCCAGGCGGTCGTCGACGCCGCCCACCTCTGA
- a CDS encoding cytochrome P450 has translation MPDRRPASFVASERDRTCPFDPSPDLLRMRDEGTPQRLRVVHPVHGEIEAVVLTRYSDVRAAFADERLVTGNGIDPTLPRTLFNHPGFLPAYSGPDHTRLRRMLIGSFTVRRIERLRPAIESMVRDHLEAMVDHGPVVDLVEAFALPIPSLAICELLDVPYETRSIFQRCSQVIMDGTADADRLVAASAELNAAMAEIVTRNRATPGRGVLGTMVREHGAELTDDELIGFGTTLLVGGHETTATMLALSVLALLRHPDQLASLRDDPTVAGTAVEELLRHLAVPAPLLRTAVADIDLDGNRIDAGEHVLLSPLTANRDPGLVPERPDDLDLHRRPVAQLSFGFGVHQCLGQQLARLELKIALPALLRRFPTLRLAVPETALRFRQGSTVYGVEALPVTW, from the coding sequence ATGCCCGATCGGCGTCCAGCGTCCTTCGTAGCCTCCGAACGGGACCGGACCTGCCCGTTCGACCCGTCCCCGGACCTCCTGCGCATGCGCGACGAGGGCACCCCGCAGCGGCTGCGCGTCGTCCACCCGGTGCACGGCGAGATCGAAGCCGTAGTCCTCACCAGGTACAGCGACGTCCGGGCCGCCTTCGCGGACGAACGTCTGGTGACGGGCAACGGCATCGATCCGACGCTGCCGCGTACCCTGTTCAACCACCCGGGCTTCCTGCCCGCGTACAGCGGTCCGGATCACACCCGCCTCCGCCGCATGCTCATCGGCAGCTTCACCGTCCGTCGGATCGAGCGACTGCGGCCCGCGATCGAGTCGATGGTCCGCGACCACCTCGAGGCCATGGTGGACCACGGCCCCGTCGTCGACCTGGTCGAGGCGTTTGCCCTGCCCATCCCTTCACTGGCGATCTGCGAACTGCTCGACGTCCCGTACGAGACACGGTCCATTTTCCAGCGCTGCTCCCAAGTGATCATGGACGGGACGGCCGACGCCGACCGCCTGGTGGCCGCCTCGGCCGAACTGAACGCGGCCATGGCGGAGATCGTCACCCGCAACCGGGCCACGCCCGGAAGGGGAGTGCTCGGCACGATGGTGCGGGAGCACGGCGCGGAGCTCACCGACGACGAACTCATCGGATTCGGAACCACCCTCCTCGTCGGGGGACACGAGACCACGGCGACCATGCTCGCCCTGAGCGTGCTGGCCCTGCTCCGCCATCCGGACCAACTCGCGTCCCTCCGCGACGACCCCACAGTCGCGGGGACGGCCGTGGAGGAACTCCTGCGTCATCTCGCCGTCCCGGCACCGCTCCTGCGCACGGCCGTGGCCGACATCGACCTCGACGGCAACAGGATCGACGCGGGCGAGCACGTATTGCTCTCTCCGTTGACCGCGAACCGTGACCCCGGCCTCGTCCCCGAGCGCCCCGACGACCTCGACCTCCACCGCCGCCCGGTCGCCCAGCTGTCCTTCGGCTTCGGCGTCCACCAGTGCCTCGGCCAGCAACTGGCCCGATTGGAACTGAAGATCGCCCTGCCGGCCCTGCTCCGCCGCTTTCCCACCCTCCGACTCGCCGTTCCCGAAACGGCCCTCCGCTTCCGCCAGGGCTCAACGGTCTACGGCGTGGAGGCACTCCCGGTCACCTGGTGA
- a CDS encoding terpene synthase family protein, translated as MTSTAEAAMPATESVTEDDSGPPAPVPVPFPRRISADFRPAHERHLAWPKSFGFLSSKEEETHHLKGQFPLIAAMFYPNATGDELDLGVDQQSWYFLFDDALDEQWGRSPERVRHLVELVKEGIGGEASPLPLAGAFADMRRRSCRDMPGDWIRRSAAHWSSYLDHHVHEALSRQTGTPMPLSTYLRVRRHTIGVAPVIDLAERLSSCVLPDHLYTLPHLSVMREMTKTFIICDNDIVSLDKDAALGERNNLVLCLEREYGISRPRAIGKVLRRQDEALQLFTGAHRALLGATATSHLDPAEHDLLRRYCTEALQTTIRGASDWHHASTRYRV; from the coding sequence ATGACATCGACGGCAGAGGCGGCCATGCCCGCGACCGAGTCCGTGACCGAGGACGATTCAGGGCCCCCGGCCCCGGTTCCCGTCCCTTTCCCCCGCCGGATCAGTGCGGACTTCCGGCCCGCCCACGAGCGCCACCTCGCCTGGCCGAAGTCCTTCGGCTTCCTGTCCTCGAAAGAGGAGGAGACCCACCACCTCAAGGGCCAGTTTCCGCTGATAGCGGCCATGTTCTATCCGAACGCGACCGGAGACGAACTGGACCTCGGGGTCGACCAGCAGAGCTGGTACTTCCTGTTCGACGACGCACTCGACGAGCAGTGGGGACGGTCGCCCGAGCGGGTCCGCCACCTCGTCGAACTCGTCAAGGAGGGCATCGGCGGTGAGGCGTCCCCACTGCCCCTGGCCGGTGCGTTCGCGGACATGCGACGCCGCAGCTGCCGGGACATGCCCGGGGACTGGATCCGGCGGTCGGCGGCCCACTGGTCCTCCTACCTCGACCACCATGTCCACGAAGCGCTCAGCCGGCAGACCGGCACCCCCATGCCCCTGAGCACGTATCTGCGCGTCCGGCGCCACACCATCGGCGTGGCACCGGTCATCGATCTCGCCGAGCGCCTGTCCTCGTGCGTCCTCCCGGACCACCTGTACACGCTGCCGCACCTGTCGGTCATGCGCGAGATGACGAAGACGTTCATCATCTGCGACAACGACATCGTCTCCCTGGACAAGGACGCGGCTCTGGGGGAGCGGAACAACCTCGTGCTCTGCCTGGAACGGGAGTACGGGATCTCCCGGCCGCGAGCGATCGGGAAGGTCCTCCGCCGCCAGGACGAAGCCCTGCAACTGTTCACCGGCGCCCACCGCGCCCTTCTCGGTGCGACGGCCACGAGCCACCTCGATCCGGCCGAACACGACCTGCTGCGGCGCTATTGCACCGAGGCACTGCAGACCACCATCCGCGGCGCCTCCGACTGGCACCACGCCTCCACCCGTTACCGCGTATAG
- a CDS encoding cytochrome P450, with amino-acid sequence MRSTTAPAAAPVVPGRFPLLGHLPQLAVKRVDFLQAVRAQGDIVRIFLGSRPVFVLNSPEAVHDVLVTQGRRFGKGLLFDAARPFIGNGIITSERDFHRRQRRALQPAFHRDSIAACVGTMTGIAEEQVSAWKPGEVIAMDLVMRRMMTGMLVATLFSTGRPDGAGGVAELGERVAEHLTTVMRGVFVGTVLPPPIASSPLLGHRKYLSAAAALRELADTAVRQARQDPADRGDLLSIMFAGTPGNPRGMTDAEARDELLSLLMAGVETTSTTLSWALHELGRRSEITERIRAECDALPADVLPSAATLPFTDRFLREVLRLHQPNWLLMRRASEPVRVRGVDLPRGAELIYSAVTMHRDPANFPDPLRFDPDRWLSRTEKDLPPGAYVPFALGNRKCIGDHFAMTEMLVVLRSIVSRWRLRPVAGRRVRPVVQALIRPNALPMRVSPWPAR; translated from the coding sequence ATGCGCTCCACCACCGCTCCAGCGGCGGCGCCCGTTGTGCCGGGCCGATTTCCCCTGCTCGGCCACCTGCCGCAATTGGCCGTCAAACGAGTGGACTTCCTGCAAGCGGTCAGGGCGCAGGGCGACATCGTCAGGATATTCCTCGGGAGTCGGCCGGTGTTCGTCCTGAACTCCCCAGAGGCCGTCCACGACGTTCTCGTCACGCAGGGCAGGAGGTTCGGCAAAGGTCTGCTGTTCGACGCTGCGCGGCCCTTCATCGGGAACGGCATCATCACGTCCGAGCGTGACTTCCACCGGCGTCAACGACGGGCGCTCCAGCCCGCTTTCCACCGTGACAGCATCGCCGCGTGCGTCGGGACCATGACCGGCATCGCCGAGGAACAGGTGTCGGCCTGGAAACCGGGCGAGGTGATCGCCATGGATCTGGTGATGCGCCGGATGATGACGGGCATGCTCGTCGCGACCCTGTTCAGCACCGGACGCCCGGACGGCGCCGGCGGCGTGGCAGAGCTGGGGGAGCGGGTCGCGGAGCACCTGACCACGGTGATGCGCGGCGTTTTCGTGGGCACCGTACTGCCCCCGCCGATCGCGTCCTCACCTCTGCTGGGGCACCGCAAGTACCTGTCCGCGGCCGCGGCGCTGCGCGAACTCGCCGACACCGCCGTCCGGCAGGCTCGCCAGGACCCCGCCGACCGCGGCGACCTGTTGTCGATCATGTTCGCCGGCACCCCCGGCAATCCGCGGGGGATGACCGACGCGGAGGCCCGTGACGAACTGCTGTCCCTGCTCATGGCCGGTGTCGAAACCACGTCGACCACCCTGTCCTGGGCGCTCCACGAACTCGGCAGGCGTTCGGAGATCACCGAGCGGATCAGAGCCGAGTGCGATGCGCTGCCCGCGGACGTCCTGCCCAGCGCGGCAACGCTTCCCTTCACCGACCGGTTCCTTAGGGAGGTGCTCCGCCTGCACCAGCCCAACTGGTTGCTCATGCGGCGCGCGTCGGAGCCCGTGCGAGTCCGCGGTGTCGACCTCCCGCGGGGGGCCGAGCTGATCTACAGCGCAGTGACGATGCACCGGGATCCGGCGAACTTCCCGGATCCCCTGCGCTTCGATCCGGACCGGTGGCTCAGCCGTACCGAGAAGGATCTTCCACCGGGCGCCTACGTCCCGTTCGCGCTGGGCAACCGGAAGTGCATCGGGGACCACTTCGCGATGACCGAGATGCTGGTCGTCCTCCGCTCGATCGTCTCGCGGTGGCGGCTGCGGCCGGTCGCGGGGCGCCGGGTCCGGCCGGTTGTCCAAGCGCTGATCCGGCCCAATGCGCTGCCCATGCGTGTCTCACCCTGGCCGGCCCGCTGA
- a CDS encoding ATP-binding protein encodes MTDPDSTVCPATPRLVGRDADLSFIHSFFGNAEVHGAALLLSGEAGVGKSAVLDAVAAGAAHKGVRVLRAAGVQFEADISYAGLNQLLVPLFDELDVLDNPHRDALRVAVGIGGGPAPDRLLTSTAVLLLLRLTAADTPLLLVVDDLPWLDRATNAVLGFVARRLVGSRIGFLAASRAGSDSFFESSGLTEHRLAPLDDAASAELLALAHPDVSPAVRRRIAAEARGNPLALVELPVALSAEQRATLAAVPTVLPLTERLQAMFASRVAGLPEPSRELLLIAALDGTGDLATIEAAAAGRAAIDDLAPAERSRLVTVSADNRRLSFRHPLIGSAVVELATASERRRTHQALADVLGDQLERRAWHLGEAARGPDATVAALLEEAARRRLRRGDALGAVTALTRAAGLSPTAADESRRLAEAAYVGVDSSGELEDASRLLAGAHLAHPGTGRQSLHAAAASAFLLINRDGDIDTAYRLLVGAIEAGDHGYDASDEALVEALHLMVLLCWYGGEPARWQPLLTFTDRLTPEPPELLWVIVRTFADPARTGPSALPRLRELIATVGDDPTRVIRIGTASVFADRLGDFRFATRRLVEQGRAGTSPVRRHLGALMHLGLDYFHLGRWDDAAELAAEGLGLCTDHDYRFFAWYFQYVRAAVAAARGEAETAAALTEEIVRWATPRGVLGARFFACHARALAALGNGDFETAYRHACALSPPGTVAPYVPIAMWGTMDLVEAALRTGREQEAAAHAAAMRASAMAELSPRLELLVAACEALTTPGEESVALFERALALPGPERWPFDAARVRLFHGERLRRLRATTEAREQLTLAMEAFQRLGAKPWMTRAAAELRASGLSAPASARPGSVTLTAQELQIATLAATGLTNKQIAERLFLSHRTIGTHLYQIYPKLGISSRAALRDALSGLDLGREE; translated from the coding sequence ATGACTGACCCGGACTCGACCGTCTGCCCGGCCACGCCACGGCTGGTCGGACGCGACGCGGACCTGTCGTTCATCCACTCCTTCTTCGGCAACGCCGAGGTCCACGGTGCGGCCCTGCTGCTGTCGGGCGAGGCCGGGGTGGGCAAGAGCGCGGTCCTCGACGCGGTGGCGGCGGGCGCCGCACACAAGGGCGTCCGGGTACTGCGCGCGGCCGGTGTGCAGTTCGAGGCGGACATCAGCTACGCGGGTCTCAACCAGCTCCTCGTGCCGCTCTTCGACGAACTCGACGTCCTGGACAACCCGCATCGCGACGCCCTGCGGGTAGCCGTCGGCATCGGCGGCGGGCCGGCTCCCGACCGCCTGCTGACCTCCACCGCGGTTCTGCTGCTGCTCCGGCTGACAGCCGCCGACACGCCGCTGCTGCTCGTCGTGGACGATCTGCCGTGGCTGGACCGGGCGACCAACGCCGTGCTCGGTTTCGTGGCACGGCGGCTCGTCGGCAGCCGTATCGGCTTCCTCGCGGCCTCCCGTGCGGGCTCCGACAGCTTCTTCGAGTCCAGCGGCCTGACCGAGCACCGGCTGGCACCGCTCGATGACGCGGCGTCGGCCGAGCTGCTCGCCCTGGCCCACCCCGATGTCTCCCCCGCGGTCAGGCGCCGTATCGCCGCGGAGGCACGCGGCAACCCCCTGGCGCTGGTGGAGCTGCCCGTGGCACTCTCCGCCGAGCAGCGCGCGACCCTCGCCGCGGTACCCACCGTGCTGCCCCTGACCGAGCGCCTGCAGGCCATGTTCGCCTCGCGCGTGGCCGGGCTGCCCGAGCCCAGCCGGGAGCTGCTGCTGATCGCCGCCCTCGACGGCACGGGTGACCTCGCCACGATCGAGGCGGCCGCGGCCGGCCGGGCCGCCATCGACGATCTGGCCCCCGCCGAACGCAGCCGGCTGGTGACGGTCTCGGCGGACAACCGGCGGCTGTCCTTCCGGCACCCGCTGATAGGCTCCGCGGTGGTCGAGCTGGCCACCGCATCCGAACGCAGAAGGACTCACCAGGCGCTCGCCGATGTGCTCGGCGACCAGTTGGAGCGGCGCGCCTGGCATCTGGGAGAGGCGGCCCGGGGCCCGGACGCGACGGTCGCGGCCCTGCTGGAGGAGGCGGCGCGGCGCCGGCTTCGCCGCGGGGACGCGCTCGGCGCGGTGACGGCGCTGACCCGGGCCGCCGGGCTCAGCCCCACCGCCGCGGACGAGAGCCGGCGGCTGGCCGAGGCGGCGTACGTGGGCGTGGACTCCAGCGGTGAACTGGAGGACGCCTCGCGTCTGCTGGCGGGAGCCCACCTGGCCCATCCCGGTACCGGGCGGCAGTCGCTGCACGCGGCGGCCGCGTCCGCGTTCCTGCTGATCAACCGGGACGGCGACATCGACACCGCCTACCGGCTGCTGGTCGGGGCGATCGAGGCCGGTGACCACGGCTACGACGCCTCCGACGAGGCCCTCGTCGAGGCGCTGCACCTGATGGTGCTGCTGTGCTGGTACGGTGGTGAGCCCGCGCGGTGGCAGCCGCTGCTGACGTTCACGGACCGGCTCACCCCCGAACCGCCGGAGTTGCTGTGGGTCATCGTGCGTACCTTCGCCGACCCGGCGCGTACAGGCCCCTCCGCGCTGCCCCGGCTGAGGGAGCTGATCGCCACCGTCGGGGACGACCCCACCCGGGTGATCCGCATCGGCACCGCCTCGGTCTTCGCCGACCGGCTCGGGGACTTCCGGTTCGCCACCCGCCGGCTGGTGGAACAGGGCCGCGCCGGCACTTCGCCGGTGCGCCGGCATCTGGGCGCGCTGATGCACCTGGGCCTGGACTACTTCCACCTGGGTCGCTGGGACGACGCCGCGGAGCTGGCCGCCGAGGGACTCGGCCTGTGCACGGACCACGACTACCGGTTCTTCGCGTGGTACTTCCAGTACGTGCGGGCGGCCGTGGCCGCTGCGCGGGGCGAAGCGGAGACCGCCGCCGCGCTGACCGAGGAGATAGTCCGGTGGGCCACGCCCCGCGGGGTCCTCGGCGCACGGTTCTTCGCCTGCCACGCCAGGGCGCTGGCCGCTCTCGGCAACGGTGACTTCGAGACCGCCTACCGGCACGCCTGCGCGCTCAGCCCGCCCGGAACCGTGGCTCCCTACGTACCGATCGCCATGTGGGGCACGATGGACCTGGTCGAGGCGGCTCTGCGGACCGGGCGGGAGCAGGAGGCGGCCGCGCATGCGGCGGCGATGCGCGCGTCCGCGATGGCCGAGCTGTCGCCCCGCCTGGAACTGCTGGTCGCGGCCTGTGAGGCGCTGACGACTCCCGGCGAGGAGTCCGTCGCCCTGTTCGAGCGGGCACTGGCCCTGCCGGGGCCGGAACGCTGGCCCTTCGACGCCGCCCGGGTGCGCCTCTTCCACGGCGAACGGCTGCGGCGGCTGCGTGCCACCACGGAGGCCAGGGAGCAGCTGACCCTCGCCATGGAGGCTTTCCAGCGGCTGGGCGCCAAGCCCTGGATGACGCGTGCGGCGGCCGAACTGCGGGCGAGCGGCCTGTCCGCGCCGGCCTCCGCGCGGCCGGGGTCCGTGACCCTGACCGCCCAGGAACTCCAGATCGCCACGCTCGCGGCGACGGGGCTGACCAACAAGCAGATCGCGGAGCGGCTGTTCCTGTCCCACCGGACCATCGGCACGCACCTCTACCAGATCTATCCCAAACTGGGCATCAGTTCCCGTGCCGCACTGCGGGACGCGCTCTCCGGACTGGACCTCGGCCGGGAGGAGTGA
- a CDS encoding SRPBCC family protein encodes MPDASDSDPDIHWPSGFSPEQAHSFCQAQAVVHAPPATAFALLADVPRWPEWVPGITEARAGPLARTYEVLFHGQRFEVFMGERVAPRRLGWSGVGAGVQVYQAWLLTAVAEGTHAVVANVVRGPAAESLAALPPVWKQHLNTLWVAQLKRLSENAPDGGGG; translated from the coding sequence ATGCCCGACGCCTCCGACAGCGACCCGGACATCCACTGGCCGTCGGGTTTCTCGCCCGAGCAGGCCCACAGTTTCTGCCAGGCCCAGGCCGTTGTGCACGCGCCGCCCGCCACGGCCTTCGCCCTGCTGGCCGATGTGCCGAGGTGGCCGGAGTGGGTTCCGGGCATCACCGAGGCGCGGGCCGGTCCGCTCGCCAGGACGTACGAGGTGCTGTTCCACGGGCAGCGGTTCGAGGTCTTCATGGGGGAGCGGGTGGCGCCCCGTCGGCTCGGCTGGTCGGGGGTGGGCGCGGGGGTGCAGGTGTACCAGGCATGGCTGCTCACCGCTGTCGCGGAGGGCACTCACGCGGTGGTCGCGAACGTAGTCCGCGGTCCCGCCGCGGAGTCCCTCGCCGCGTTGCCCCCCGTGTGGAAGCAGCACCTGAACACCCTCTGGGTGGCACAGCTCAAACGGCTCTCCGAGAACGCGCCGGACGGGGGTGGCGGGTAG
- a CDS encoding aldehyde dehydrogenase codes for MITYDRLYIGGRWVEPSDPRLLDIVSPHDQSVIARAAQARPADIDRAVAAARKSFDGGAWRLTPPAERIAVLRRFNALREENAKKIAELISRENGSAGWFTRAGQPGLTRQANAYLKAAEEFAWEETLAPSDPASPVRSVVRREAVGVVAAVIPWNSPFSSATSKIIPALVTGNSVILKVSPENSPSMGFLAELLEQVGLPEGVLSVLPADRETSEYLVSHKDVDKIAFTGSTRAGRRIASIAGEQLKRVSLELGGKSAAIILPDADLGKAVAGLKSASLLNNGESCIAQTRILAPRSRYEEIVTAVKELVESLKVGDPGDPGTFIGPMIRPDQQERVRDYIRLGIEEGARLVTGGPQIPEGLEKGNYVTPTVFADVDNSMRIAQEEIFGPVLVVIAYDGEDDAVRIANDSEYGLSGGVWSADEERALAVARRVRTGTLTVNGASVAFDGPFGGFKASGIGREYGAVGIGAYTEYKTITV; via the coding sequence ATGATCACCTACGACCGGCTTTACATCGGAGGTCGCTGGGTCGAACCGAGCGACCCGCGGTTGCTCGACATCGTCTCGCCGCACGACCAGTCGGTGATCGCCCGCGCCGCCCAGGCGCGGCCGGCGGACATCGACCGCGCGGTCGCCGCCGCCCGGAAGTCCTTCGACGGGGGCGCGTGGCGGCTGACCCCGCCGGCCGAGCGGATCGCTGTCCTGCGCCGGTTCAACGCACTGCGCGAGGAGAACGCCAAGAAGATCGCGGAGCTGATCTCGCGGGAGAACGGCTCGGCGGGCTGGTTCACCCGCGCCGGGCAGCCCGGCCTGACCCGCCAGGCCAACGCCTACCTGAAGGCGGCGGAGGAGTTCGCGTGGGAAGAGACACTGGCCCCCTCCGACCCGGCCTCCCCGGTGCGCAGCGTGGTGCGCCGAGAGGCGGTCGGCGTCGTGGCCGCGGTCATCCCGTGGAACTCACCCTTCTCGTCGGCCACCTCCAAAATCATCCCGGCACTGGTGACCGGGAACTCCGTGATCCTGAAGGTGTCGCCGGAGAACTCGCCGAGCATGGGCTTCCTGGCCGAACTGCTGGAGCAGGTGGGCCTGCCCGAGGGTGTGCTCAGCGTGCTGCCCGCGGACCGCGAGACCAGCGAGTACCTCGTGTCCCACAAGGACGTCGACAAGATCGCCTTCACCGGCTCGACACGTGCGGGCCGCCGCATCGCCTCGATCGCGGGCGAGCAGCTGAAGCGGGTGAGCCTGGAGCTGGGCGGCAAGTCCGCGGCCATCATCCTGCCGGACGCCGACCTCGGGAAGGCGGTCGCGGGCCTGAAGTCCGCATCCCTGCTCAACAACGGCGAGTCGTGCATCGCGCAGACCCGCATCCTGGCCCCCCGCAGCCGGTACGAAGAGATCGTGACCGCGGTGAAGGAGTTGGTGGAATCGCTGAAGGTCGGTGACCCCGGCGACCCCGGGACTTTCATCGGCCCGATGATCCGCCCGGACCAGCAGGAGCGCGTGCGCGACTACATCAGGCTCGGCATCGAGGAAGGCGCCCGCCTGGTCACCGGCGGCCCGCAGATCCCCGAGGGCCTGGAGAAGGGCAACTACGTCACGCCCACCGTCTTCGCGGACGTCGACAACTCCATGCGGATCGCGCAGGAGGAGATATTCGGCCCGGTCCTGGTCGTCATCGCCTACGACGGCGAGGACGACGCGGTGCGCATCGCCAACGACTCCGAGTACGGCCTCTCCGGCGGTGTCTGGTCCGCCGACGAGGAGCGCGCCCTGGCCGTGGCCCGCCGCGTGCGCACCGGCACCCTCACTGTCAACGGTGCCTCCGTCGCCTTCGACGGCCCGTTCGGCGGCTTCAAGGCCAGCGGAATCGGCCGCGAGTACGGCGCGGTCGGCATCGGCGCCTACACGGAGTACAAGACCATCACCGTCTGA